The Streptomyces avermitilis MA-4680 = NBRC 14893 genome contains a region encoding:
- a CDS encoding STAS domain-containing protein, producing MTTSSSPYFTTTADADSTVAVVRVAGDLDYESCHAFVRATELLLAERRETGPPLSALRLDFAELSSVDSMGLSALLMVRRRTDAAGVSLYLDERPACLERLLEITGTLDHLTAPCVADDAGEADEQRPGTG from the coding sequence ATGACCACCTCTTCCTCCCCGTACTTCACCACTACGGCCGACGCGGACTCCACGGTGGCCGTGGTGCGCGTCGCCGGTGACCTGGACTACGAGTCGTGCCACGCATTCGTGCGCGCCACGGAACTGTTGCTCGCCGAGCGGCGCGAGACCGGCCCGCCGCTGTCCGCCCTGCGGCTGGACTTCGCGGAACTGAGCTCCGTCGACTCCATGGGCCTGTCCGCCCTCCTCATGGTCCGTCGTCGTACGGACGCGGCGGGCGTCAGCCTGTACCTGGACGAGCGCCCTGCCTGCCTGGAGCGCCTCCTGGAGATCACGGGCACGCTCGACCACCTCACCGCGCCGTGCGTCGCCGACGACGCCGGTGAAGCCGACGAACAGCGGCCCGGCACGGGCTGA
- a CDS encoding ATP-binding protein, which translates to MIRDHGLYGCPATRRTSDPRDEWPYSGVPRVGGRGNDLPRRQQNLPCKANHPMVISLWQQVSKEQAPGRHATPRCRVTWEGGTATAVEGRTASSNFLSEVQEADGTPLPDRLVGDIQLVVSELVTNAIRHAPGPCGLQVELSADGRAVRVAVWDTSSKMPTPRPRDACRIGGHGLEIVRAVSRSVIVQPGSPGKQVTAEIELPQPARGESASW; encoded by the coding sequence ATGATTCGTGACCACGGCTTATACGGCTGTCCGGCTACGCGGCGGACGAGTGACCCGAGGGATGAGTGGCCATACTCCGGGGTGCCGAGGGTAGGCGGAAGAGGTAACGATCTACCTAGAAGGCAGCAAAACCTACCGTGTAAGGCGAATCACCCCATGGTCATCTCGCTCTGGCAGCAAGTATCGAAAGAACAGGCTCCGGGCAGGCATGCCACGCCACGTTGCCGCGTCACGTGGGAAGGCGGCACCGCGACCGCAGTGGAGGGGCGCACCGCGTCGTCGAATTTCCTGTCCGAGGTCCAAGAGGCCGATGGCACCCCCTTGCCGGACCGACTCGTCGGTGACATCCAGCTGGTCGTCAGTGAACTGGTCACCAACGCGATACGGCACGCCCCAGGCCCCTGTGGGTTGCAGGTGGAGCTGTCCGCGGACGGCCGTGCGGTACGCGTGGCCGTCTGGGACACGTCGAGCAAGATGCCGACTCCCCGGCCGCGGGACGCGTGCCGGATCGGCGGGCACGGGCTGGAGATCGTGCGCGCGGTCAGCCGGTCCGTCATCGTGCAGCCCGGTTCGCCCGGCAAACAGGTCACCGCGGAGATCGAGCTCCCGCAGCCGGCCCGCGGCGAGTCCGCTTCCTGGTAG